ACGGCAAGCTGGTTCCCATGAAGTTACAACGTCTGCTCCTATCCGTTTCGTGTGCGCTGCTGCTGGCTGGCTGCGGGCAATCAGCCCCTGCCCTGTCGGGCTTCGATGCCGCGGCCTGGCAACAGGATGCCCGCGGGTGCAAAGGCCAGCGCCGGGCGCTTTTCAAAACCTTGTATGAGCAGCGCGATGCCCTGTACGGCAAGCACATCGGGGCCGTATCGGAGTTGCTGGGTCGCCCCGACGAAGAAGAACTGCAGGAGCAGGTTCAGCGCGTGTACTACTATTATCTCGAGCCCGGCGGGCAGTGCGCACCCGGCAGCACAGCCCCCAAAAGCCGCCGCCTGGTGGTGCGTTTTGGCTCGTTGGGTACCGTAATCGAGGTGCTGCCCAGCGCCCCGGCCCCGATGGTGCCGTAGCAACACATCTTATGGTTGCCTATTAAAAAAAGCGGACCGCCTAATTGGGCGGTCCGCTTTTTTTGGTCGACGTTATTTCCAGTTTAGCCTAGGCCGTTTTCAGTGGGCAAAGCATCGGCAGGCAACGCATCGCGTTGCTGCTGCTCTTCGCGCATCAGGCTGATTTGCGACGGAGTCAGAATGCGCTGGCATTCTTGCTCGTATTGCGCTTCCAGCTCAAGCAGCTTGGCTTTGCGGGCATTCACATCGTTGTGGTACTGCCACTGTATCTCGTCGATACGGGCCATTTTAATCTGGTTGATGCCGCGAAGCTTTACCACCTGGGCCTCGGTCAGGCGCAGGCGTTCCGACATATGCCGCGTAAGGTTATCCGCCTCAACCAACACCGGGTTGTGGCTAGGCGCCTCGGGCTGCGGGTCGCGCATCTGCGCATGGGCCACGGTGGCGCACACGCACAGCAGTGCAATGAGGTAGATTGTTTTCATGGTGGAGGAGCAACAGGAGGTATTTGGCCTTCAAACGTAGCAGCCATTCAGAAGTTGCTATGTTTAATCCAAATATATATTTGTTAAGTTTTAAACCAACTCTCCTCAATAACATTTTTTCTAGAATTCATTGTTCCTGAAAAAGTAGAAAAATGACGAGCTGGATTGCCTCCCTGGTGGCAAGCAAAAAGCCCGGCTGGCAGGCCGGGCTTTTAGTGTCATGAAGGGTTAGTTATCAGCTATTCTACGTGCTGAAGGGGCTTGTGGTCGGGGCTTTTGAAGTATTGCATGGCAATCAACGAGATAATCATGCCTCCCCAGGAGCCTTGCAGCACAATGGCCAGGAATGCAATGGTTACCGACAAATCGAAGCCGAAGAGCTGTTCCTCGCGCAATTGCTCCATCAGATTCGGAAACACCGCCACGTAGATAACGAAGAACAAAGCAAACAGCACCGAGCCCACGATACCCGTCATGATGCCGGTGCCGAAACCCTGCAGGTAGGGCATGCGGTCGTGGCGCGCGCGCTTGAAATGAGCAATCGACATGCAAATGCCGACTACCAGCACCAGCTGGTTGAGCCAGCTGTAACTCATGTTGGAGGCAAAGCCAAATAGCGAAGCAATTACCAGATACAGGCTCATACCAATGGCCGAAAAGATGCCATAGCGGATTGCGTTGCGTTCGGGAGAGAGAAGGGCGTCAGCCATAAGGCAGGTAGTTTTGGTTGTTGGAAACGGGAAACTTTCCCTAGCGGAGTGGTACTCACCGCACTAGGTTCCGTTAAGTGCTTTGCTTCATAATACTGCTAATGCCAGCCCGCGGTTATGGTACTGTCGACTTTTTCAACTGATTTTTTCGTGCAAATGGCTGATTATGAAGTTTTCTGTTTGGGGATTTTTTAGCCAGCCCTAGGTGTTTAGTATCAGCCCGAACCAGCAGAAGCGGCTAATTTTTAGCTACCTTTGCGCGATTTTTAGGCGCCGGTTCGCCCCTCCCAACTCTGCTAACCCATCAGCATGATCAGTACTACCAACGTCAGCCTGCGCTATGGTAAGCGCGTGTTATTCGAAGACGTCACCATCAAGTTCATGCCCGGCAACGTGTATGGCCTTATTGGGGCCAACGGGGCGGGCAAGTCAACCTTTCTGAAGATATTATCGGGCGAGATTGAGCCGAACACCGGCTCGGTGGACATGCCCAACGGCGCCCGCCTGTCGGTACTGAAGCAGGACCAGTTTGCCTACGACCAGCACGCCGTGCTGCAGACGGTTATTATGGGCCACCAGCGCCTCTGGAAGGTGATGGAAGAAAAAGACGCCCTGTACGCCAAGGCCGATTTCTCCGACGCCGACGGCGAGCGGGCCGCGCAGCTGGAGGGCGAGTTTGCCGACCTGGAGGGCTGGAATGCCGAATACGAGGCAGCCGAACTGCTCTCGGGCCTGGGCATTGGCGAAGACAAGCACTACACCCTGATGGGCGACCTAGGGACCTCCGATAAGGTGCGTGTGCTGCTGGCGCAAGCGCTGTTCGGCAACCCCGATGTGCTGCTGCTCGACGAACCGACCAACGGCCTCGACGCCGAAACGGTACTGTGGCTTGAGAACTTCCTCGACGGTTTCCAGAACACAGTAATCGTAGTAAGCCACGACCGCCACTTCCTGGATGCGGTGTGTAACTACATGGCCGACCTCGACTTCTCGAAGATTACCATGTACCCCGGCAACTACTCGTTCTGGTACGAGTCGTCGCAGCTGGCTTTGCGCCAGCGCCAGGAGGTAAACAAGAAAACCGAGGACAAGCGCAAGGAACTGGAAGAGTTCGTGCGCCGCTTCTCGGCCAACGCTTCCAAATCCAAGCAGGCTACCTCGCGCCAGAAGCTGCTGCAAAAGCTCACGCTGGAGGAAATCAAGCCCTCGTCGCGCAAGTACCCGTACATCGCTTTCAAATCGGAGCGCGAGGCCGGCAACCAGCTGCTCTCGGTTGAGAACCTGAGCGCCTCGGTTGACGGGCAGGTTATTTTCCGCGACGTGTCGTTCACGCTCGACAAGAAGGACAAGGTGGCCATCGTAGGTCGCGACGACCGCGCCGCCTCGCTCCTGTTCGACATCCTGTTTGAGCAGGTGAAGGCCGGCAGCGGTACCTTCAAGTGGGGCACCACCATCACGCCCTCGTACTTCCCGAAGGAAAA
The sequence above is drawn from the Hymenobacter sp. YIM 151858-1 genome and encodes:
- a CDS encoding DUF4199 domain-containing protein, translating into MADALLSPERNAIRYGIFSAIGMSLYLVIASLFGFASNMSYSWLNQLVLVVGICMSIAHFKRARHDRMPYLQGFGTGIMTGIVGSVLFALFFVIYVAVFPNLMEQLREEQLFGFDLSVTIAFLAIVLQGSWGGMIISLIAMQYFKSPDHKPLQHVE
- a CDS encoding ABC-F family ATP-binding cassette domain-containing protein, with the protein product MISTTNVSLRYGKRVLFEDVTIKFMPGNVYGLIGANGAGKSTFLKILSGEIEPNTGSVDMPNGARLSVLKQDQFAYDQHAVLQTVIMGHQRLWKVMEEKDALYAKADFSDADGERAAQLEGEFADLEGWNAEYEAAELLSGLGIGEDKHYTLMGDLGTSDKVRVLLAQALFGNPDVLLLDEPTNGLDAETVLWLENFLDGFQNTVIVVSHDRHFLDAVCNYMADLDFSKITMYPGNYSFWYESSQLALRQRQEVNKKTEDKRKELEEFVRRFSANASKSKQATSRQKLLQKLTLEEIKPSSRKYPYIAFKSEREAGNQLLSVENLSASVDGQVIFRDVSFTLDKKDKVAIVGRDDRAASLLFDILFEQVKAGSGTFKWGTTITPSYFPKENTEFFNTDLNLVDWLRQYSTEKDESFIRGFLGRMLFSGEESQKKSNVLSGGEKVRCMLSKMMMESGNVLVLDDPTNHLDLESITALNNSLRDFAGSMLFASHDLQFIDTIANRIIELTPDGIIDKRMSYEEYLADENIKAQRQRMYQTVGA